In Actinobacillus indolicus, a single genomic region encodes these proteins:
- a CDS encoding DeoR/GlpR family DNA-binding transcription regulator, which produces MQQRQQLILKYIETYHEASVQELANHLNVSLETIRRDLNKMAKEGLLYRTHGGAVSHKNRDIGRSFDARRRMNSNVKKSIAENALEHFFEGAVIGLDASSSSWNFAQLLPDLPCTVVTSSMHNIRALANKTSIEIIATGGVYSAKYDAFYGSLSGHLLSRLNIDIAIFSCTGIADGVIWESNEMNAIAKRKMLAASKKVFLLADHTKFDRKDLIQLCDLSTIHHLFTDRTPPSSIQKICHQHQITITL; this is translated from the coding sequence ATGCAACAGCGTCAACAACTTATCTTAAAATATATTGAAACCTATCATGAGGCTTCCGTTCAAGAGCTTGCAAATCATCTCAATGTCTCTTTAGAAACTATCCGCCGTGATTTAAACAAAATGGCAAAGGAAGGGCTTTTATATCGTACTCATGGTGGTGCGGTTAGCCATAAAAATCGGGATATCGGGCGCTCTTTTGATGCTCGTCGTCGAATGAATAGTAATGTGAAAAAATCCATTGCAGAAAATGCATTAGAACATTTTTTTGAAGGAGCAGTCATTGGTTTAGATGCGAGCTCAAGCAGTTGGAATTTTGCTCAACTCTTACCAGATCTACCTTGCACCGTTGTTACCAGTTCGATGCATAATATTCGGGCGCTGGCGAATAAAACCAGTATTGAAATCATTGCAACTGGTGGGGTTTATTCAGCGAAATATGATGCGTTTTACGGATCGTTGTCAGGGCATTTGCTTTCTCGATTAAACATTGATATTGCGATTTTTTCTTGTACTGGTATTGCTGACGGTGTGATTTGGGAATCTAATGAGATGAATGCCATCGCAAAACGTAAAATGTTAGCGGCAAGTAAAAAAGTATTTTTATTGGCGGATCACACCAAATTTGACCGTAAGGATCTGATACAACTTTGTGATCTTTCTACGATTCATCACTTATTTACAGATCGGACTCCACCTTCTTCTATTCAGAAAATTTGTCATCAACATCAAATCACGATTACCCTTTAA
- the fucI gene encoding L-fucose isomerase — protein MTQLKSTPVKIGIRPTIDGRRLGVRESLEDQTMNMAKAVAKLISQEIRHTNGDFVECVIADTCIGGVFEAAACAEKFKRENVGAVITVTPCWCYGSETIDMDPHMPKAIWGFNGTERPGAVYLAASLAGHNQMGLPAFSIYGTEVQEASDQSIPDDVREKLLRFARAGLAVATLRGKSYLSIGSVSMGIAGSIVNQEFFQDYLGMRNEYVDMSELTRRMERGIYDKEEYELALKWANEFCIEGVDVNAPENQMNAEEKAKLRETLVKMTIITRDLMVGNPKLAKLNFGEEALGHNAIAAGFQGQRHWTDHSPNGDFMEALLNSTYDWNGVRPPYILATENDSLNAVNMLFGNLLTGQAQIFADVRTYWSQDSVERVTGWRPESGFIHLINSGSAALDGTGQHTDKDGKPVIKPYWEVTEEDGKRCLENTRWCPAVYEYFRGGGLSSQYLTKGGMPFTMHRINLVKGVGPVLQIAEGWSIDLPEHVHDILNKRTNETWPTTWFVPRLTGQGAFTDVYSVMANWGANHCVATYGHVGADLITLASMLRIPVNMHNVADKDVFRPSAWSMFGQDKEGQDYRACANFGPLYR, from the coding sequence ATGACTCAACTCAAATCAACTCCAGTAAAAATTGGTATCCGCCCAACCATTGATGGTCGCCGTCTTGGGGTGCGTGAATCATTGGAAGATCAAACAATGAATATGGCGAAAGCGGTGGCGAAGCTCATTAGCCAAGAAATTCGCCATACAAACGGAGATTTCGTCGAATGTGTAATTGCCGATACCTGTATCGGTGGTGTATTTGAAGCGGCTGCTTGTGCTGAAAAATTTAAACGTGAAAATGTGGGGGCTGTTATTACTGTAACACCTTGCTGGTGCTACGGTTCAGAAACCATTGATATGGATCCGCATATGCCAAAAGCGATTTGGGGCTTTAACGGTACGGAACGTCCGGGGGCAGTTTATTTAGCCGCTTCGCTTGCAGGCCATAACCAAATGGGCTTGCCGGCATTCTCTATCTACGGCACAGAAGTGCAAGAAGCAAGCGATCAATCTATCCCTGATGATGTGCGTGAAAAATTACTTCGCTTTGCCCGTGCTGGTTTAGCGGTGGCGACCTTACGCGGTAAATCTTATCTTTCTATCGGTTCTGTCTCGATGGGTATCGCAGGCTCTATCGTTAATCAAGAGTTCTTCCAAGATTACCTTGGTATGCGTAACGAATATGTTGATATGTCTGAACTCACTCGCCGTATGGAACGTGGTATTTATGACAAAGAAGAGTATGAGTTGGCGTTGAAATGGGCAAATGAATTCTGTATTGAAGGGGTTGATGTCAATGCACCTGAAAACCAAATGAATGCGGAAGAAAAAGCAAAATTACGTGAAACCTTGGTGAAAATGACCATTATCACCCGTGATTTAATGGTGGGTAATCCAAAACTTGCTAAACTCAATTTTGGTGAGGAAGCCTTAGGCCACAATGCGATCGCAGCCGGTTTCCAAGGACAACGCCATTGGACAGACCACAGTCCGAACGGCGACTTTATGGAAGCCTTACTCAACTCAACTTATGACTGGAACGGTGTGCGTCCGCCATATATTCTTGCGACCGAAAACGACTCGCTCAATGCCGTCAATATGTTGTTCGGTAACCTCTTAACTGGTCAAGCACAAATTTTTGCCGATGTGCGTACTTACTGGAGCCAAGACTCCGTAGAACGTGTCACTGGCTGGCGACCAGAAAGTGGCTTTATCCACTTAATCAACTCAGGTTCAGCTGCATTAGACGGCACAGGACAACATACCGATAAAGACGGCAAACCTGTGATTAAACCATACTGGGAAGTAACAGAAGAAGATGGCAAACGTTGCTTAGAAAATACTCGTTGGTGTCCAGCGGTTTACGAATATTTCCGTGGCGGTGGTTTATCTTCACAATATCTCACCAAAGGCGGAATGCCGTTTACAATGCACCGCATCAATCTCGTGAAAGGTGTCGGCCCGGTATTACAAATTGCGGAAGGCTGGTCTATCGACTTACCTGAGCACGTCCACGACATTCTCAACAAACGTACCAACGAAACTTGGCCAACCACTTGGTTTGTACCACGTTTAACAGGACAAGGTGCATTCACTGATGTTTACTCTGTGATGGCAAATTGGGGAGCAAACCACTGCGTTGCTACTTACGGACACGTTGGTGCGGACTTAATTACCCTAGCTTCAATGTTGCGTATTCCAGTCAATATGCACAACGTGGCAGATAAAGATGTGTTCCGCCCAAGTGCGTGGAGTATGTTCGGACAAGATAAAGAAGGTCAAGATTACCGTGCTTGTGCGAACTTTGGACCGCTTTATCGTTAA
- the fucU gene encoding L-fucose mutarotase gives MLKGIHPALSPELLKVLAEMGHGDEIVLSDAHFPAHQLHHKVIRADGIQIATLLEAITPLFEYDQYVECPLVMMQVVPGDSLDPEVEERYLAAIAKINGKAPLVERIERFAFYDRAKTAYAVVITGELAKYGNIILKKGVTPVLTD, from the coding sequence ATGTTAAAAGGCATTCACCCTGCACTTTCCCCTGAATTACTGAAAGTGCTTGCAGAGATGGGACACGGCGATGAGATCGTATTGTCCGATGCCCATTTTCCTGCACATCAATTACATCATAAAGTGATCCGCGCAGATGGCATTCAAATTGCCACCTTACTTGAAGCGATCACCCCATTATTTGAATATGACCAATATGTCGAATGTCCATTGGTCATGATGCAAGTGGTACCCGGCGACAGCCTCGATCCTGAGGTTGAAGAGCGTTATCTTGCGGCAATCGCAAAAATTAACGGAAAAGCACCGCTTGTAGAACGTATTGAACGTTTCGCCTTTTATGACAGAGCGAAAACCGCTTATGCCGTAGTGATTACAGGTGAATTAGCCAAATATGG
- the fucK gene encoding L-fuculokinase, with the protein MPIAFIFDCGATNLRTVAMDHHGKLLAVHHIANNTQQGEEAADYHIWDIDEIWSKLMTCAKQTLAQLTPEQRQDIVGISVTTFGVDGAIFDKQGKQLYPIISWKCPRTQPIMQALGDYLDVEKLYQRNGVGHYSFNTLFKLLWLKQHKPELYAQAESFLFISSILTYRLTGVQSTDRTMAGTSMMTNIASDSWDSEVLDVLGLTENHFPPMKSAGEKIGTLLPTLAEELGLSTDIPVLSCGHDTQFAIFGSGAGYNQPVLSSGTWEILMARTQQAKPEWQYVKDGLTIEFDSQAGYFNPGVQWVSSGIMEWLGKRFFSDVAGTADYYPTMIREGSQVTAGANGVKLCGNFDGTSQQTGSIEGLSMHTQRGEIYRAGLEYMAHRLKAGLDVLQQVGQFNAESIICVGGGSKNGLWNQIRADVLNRPIDVVDMSETTVLGAAMFTLTGAGVFENIEQAQQAMKPAFKRVEPSGNVNVYR; encoded by the coding sequence ATGCCAATCGCATTTATCTTCGATTGTGGTGCAACCAATTTACGCACAGTGGCAATGGATCATCACGGCAAATTACTGGCGGTACATCACATTGCAAACAATACCCAACAAGGTGAAGAAGCAGCCGACTATCACATTTGGGATATTGATGAGATCTGGTCAAAATTAATGACCTGTGCCAAACAAACCCTAGCACAACTTACCCCTGAACAACGGCAAGATATTGTCGGGATTTCAGTCACGACCTTTGGGGTGGACGGGGCGATTTTTGATAAACAAGGCAAACAGCTCTACCCGATTATTTCGTGGAAATGCCCACGTACTCAGCCGATTATGCAAGCACTCGGCGATTATCTCGATGTGGAAAAACTCTACCAACGCAACGGCGTAGGGCATTACAGCTTTAACACGTTATTCAAACTGCTTTGGTTGAAACAACATAAACCTGAACTTTACGCACAAGCGGAGAGTTTCTTGTTTATTTCTTCCATTCTCACTTATCGTTTAACTGGCGTACAAAGCACCGACAGAACAATGGCTGGCACATCAATGATGACCAACATTGCAAGCGACTCGTGGGATAGCGAAGTGTTAGATGTGTTGGGCTTAACAGAAAACCATTTCCCACCGATGAAAAGTGCTGGGGAAAAAATCGGCACATTACTGCCAACACTTGCCGAAGAGCTTGGTTTATCAACGGATATTCCCGTTCTCTCTTGCGGACACGATACCCAGTTTGCGATCTTCGGTTCAGGGGCAGGCTACAATCAACCAGTATTAAGCTCAGGCACTTGGGAAATTTTAATGGCTCGCACCCAACAAGCCAAACCGGAATGGCAATATGTCAAAGACGGTTTAACTATTGAATTTGACAGCCAAGCAGGCTATTTCAACCCAGGTGTGCAATGGGTCAGCTCAGGTATTATGGAGTGGCTTGGTAAACGCTTCTTTAGTGATGTCGCCGGCACTGCCGATTATTATCCGACAATGATCCGTGAAGGTTCACAAGTGACAGCCGGGGCAAATGGCGTAAAACTTTGCGGCAATTTTGATGGCACCAGCCAACAAACTGGCTCAATCGAAGGGCTTTCAATGCACACCCAACGGGGTGAAATTTATCGTGCCGGTTTGGAATATATGGCTCACCGCTTGAAAGCAGGACTTGATGTATTGCAACAAGTCGGACAGTTCAACGCAGAAAGTATTATCTGTGTCGGTGGTGGTTCAAAAAATGGCTTATGGAACCAAATCCGTGCCGATGTGCTTAACCGCCCGATTGATGTGGTCGATATGTCTGAAACCACCGTGTTAGGTGCAGCGATGTTCACGCTCACAGGTGCAGGCGTATTCGAGAATATCGAACAAGCGCAACAGGCAATGAAACCTGCGTTTAAACGGGTTGAGCCGAGTGGGAATGTGAACGTATATAGATAA
- a CDS encoding PTS transporter subunit EIIB gives MSNHANELVTALGSAQNIISVEACMTRLRVAIHDLSQINKAKLIELGALDVLEVNQHIHVILGTKAQQYRDEINQILDK, from the coding sequence ATGTCAAACCATGCAAATGAACTGGTGACTGCCCTAGGCTCAGCACAAAACATTATATCTGTTGAAGCTTGTATGACACGTTTACGCGTAGCCATTCACGATCTTAGCCAAATCAATAAAGCCAAACTTATTGAATTAGGCGCATTGGATGTATTAGAAGTCAATCAGCATATTCATGTTATTTTAGGTACGAAAGCACAACAATATCGTGATGAAATCAATCAAATCTTAGATAAATGA